The Cellulomonas oligotrophica sequence GCACCATGGGAGAGCCGCGCGCGCCGGCGGGCCGGACGGACGCGGGGTGCGCTCCGTGACCAGGTCGTGACCGGACCGCGCTTGACCGGGGACCGACCGGCGTGCCATCTTGTGCAACGTTGTAGTTCAACGTTGTAGACGTTGAAGACAGGTCAATGACGACCGCCAGGAGCGGGTGCGGCGCGCAGGGGCGTCGCGCACCGGGCACCGGAGCCCGCACCACGGCACGTATGCGACCTGACCGACCCAGGACTCGGGAGGCAGGCAGATGAAGAGGACCAGGCTCGCCGCCGGCGCGCTGTGCGTGGCGATGGCCGGCGCGCTCACCCTGACCGCGTGCAGCGGCGACAGCGGTGACGACGGCACGAAGACGCTCACGTTCATGTTCCGCGGCGGACCGGACGAGAAGGCGGCCTATGAGGCGGCCATCGACCGGTACACCGAGGCGACGGGCGTCGAGGTGGAGATGATCGTCACCGACGCCGACCAGTACGCCACGAAGCTGCAGGCCGCCGTGGCCGGCAACAACGTGCCCGACGTGTTCTACATCGAGCAGGCCACGCTCCAGTCGTACGTGTCGTCCGGGATCCTCATGGACATCACCGACGAGGTGGCCGAGTCCGGCGTGGACCTCGACAACATCTGGCAGTACGGCGTCGACTCGTACCGCTTCGACGGCACGGTCCAGGGCACGCCCGACGGCGCCCTGTACGGCCTGCCCAAGGACGTCGGCCCGTTCTCCTTCGGGTACAACAAGACGATGCTCGAGGAGGCCGGGATCGAGCTGCCCGACCCCGACGAGCCGCTGACGTGGGAGGAGTTCGTCGAGATCTGCAAGACCCTCACGACGGACACCGACGGCGACGGCGCGGTCGACCAGTGGGGCACCGGCCTCAACGTGCAGTGGAACCTCCAGTCGATGGTCTGGAGCAACGGCGGGGACTGGACCAACGCCGACCACACGCAGGTCACGGTCGACACCCCGGAGTTCGCCGAGGCGCTGCAGAAGTTCGCCGACCTCACCAACGTCGACCAGGTCACGCCGTCCGCCTCCGACGCCGCGACGCTCGACACGTACCAGCGCTGGATGGCCGGCGAGATCGGCTTCTTCCCGGTCGGCCCGTGGGACGTCAGCGTGTACAACGACCTCGACTTCGAGTACGACCTCATCCCCTGGCCCACCGTCGGCGACGCCGGCTCGGCCACGTGGCTCGGCTCGCTCGGCATCGGCGTCTCCGCCATGACGGAGCACCCGCAGGAGGCCGTGAACCTGGTGACGTACCTGTCGGCCGACGCGGAGGCGCAGCAGACGCTGGTCGACGCGAACATCCAGGTCCCCAACCTGATCGACGTCGCCGAGGAGTGGGCCGCCGCGGAGGACGCCGAGCCGGCCAACCGCCAGGAGTTCCTCGACATCGCCCAGGACTACGGGCGCGCCATGCCCGCCGCGTTCACCTACGGCGCCGAGTGGTACGACGAGCTCTGGACCAACATCCAGCCGGTCCTCGACGGCGAGCAGACCGCCGAGGACTACCTCGCCGAGACGCAGCCGAAGATGCAGGCGCTGCTCGACGAGTCCCTCGCCAACGCCGAGATGGCCGCGGGCGGCTGATCCGCGACCGCCCGTGCGCCCCTCCCCTCGGGGCGCACGGGCACCGGGGCCGCACCCGCGGGTGCGGCCCCGGCCACCGGACCTGCCCCAGCCGAGAGGACCCCTCCGATGACCGAAGTCGCGGCCGACACGGCCCCGCCGACGGCGCCCCGCGCGAGCGCCGCCCGACCGACGCTGCGCGACCGACGCGCGCGCAACCGCCTGCACCGCGTCGAGCACCGGTGGGCCCTGGCCTTCGTCGCGCCGCCGGTCCTGGGCTTCCTGCTCTTCACGCTCTACCCCGTCGGCTTCGCGGTGTACGCGTCCCTGACCAGCTGGAACGGCCTGGGCCCGATGCGGTTCGTCGGCCTCGAGAACTACGTGACGCTGCTCGGCGACGAGTACTTCCGCCTGAGCATGTTCAACACGTTCTTCTACATGATCGGCATCCCGGTCGGCCTCGTGCTGGCGCTGCTGCTCGCGATCGCGCTCAACCGCAAGATCCCCGGGCGCACGGCGTTCCGCACCATCTACTACATCCCCGTGATCTCCTCGCTCGCGGCCATCGCGATCGTGTGGCAGTTCGCCTACAACGGCGACTTCGGCCTGGTGAACCAGGTGCTGTCCTGGTTCGGCATCCAGGGCCCCGACTGGCTGCAGAACACCGCCACGGTCAAGCCCGCGATCATCCTCATGGCCGTCTGGAAGGGCCTGGGGTACTCGATGCTGCTGTACCTGGCCGCGATCCAGTCCGTGCCCGCCTCGCTCTACGAGGCCGCGTCGCTCGACGGCGCCAACGCGTTCCAGAAGCTGCGGTCGATCACGCTGCCCATGGTGCGCCCCGTGACGTTCTTCCTGGTCGTCACCAACATCATCGCCGGCGCGCAGATCTTCACCGAGATCAACATCATGACGCCGACCGGCGGGCCCGAGATGAGCTCCGCGTCGATCGTCTGGTACATCGTCCGCAAGGCGTTCCGCTACCAGCAGATGGGCTACGCCACGGCGATGTCGATCGTGCTGGGGATCCTCGTGTTCGTCATCACCCTGATCCAGTTCCGCCTCAACCGGCGCAACAGCTTCAGCATCGAGTGAGGACCGCAGCCATGACCACCCTCCCCACCCTGCGCCGCACCCCCGACGGCGCCGTCGTCCGCCGCCGCCACGGCGGCGCCCAGGGCGAGTCCCGCACCACCAACTGGATCATCTTCGTCGTCCTGGCGGTGTTCGCGGTCGCCATGATCGCGCCGCTGGCCTGGATGTTCACGACCGCGCTGAAGACCAAGGGCGAGGTCTTCGCGCTGCCGCCCGTGCTGTGGCCGAGCGTCCCCCAGTGGGACACGTTCGTGCGCATGTGGTCCGAGGCGCCGATCCTCACCGGGTTCCGCAACAGCTTCGTGGTCGCCGCGTCGGTCACCGTCGTCGGCTCGATCACGTCCTCGATCGCCGCGTTCGCGCTGGCCAAGATGCGCCTGCCCGCGAAGAACGCGATCTTCCTCGGCCTGCTCTCGGGCCTGATGGTGCCGTACCCGACCATCATGATCCCGCAGTTCGTGATGTTCTCGCGGCTGCACTGGGTCGACACCCTGCTGCCGCTGATCGTGCCGCTGCTGTTCGGCAACATCATCATGATCTTCTTCCTGCGGCAGTACCTGGAGACCGTCCCGGACTCGCTGGTCGAGGCCGCGAAGATCGACGGCGCGTCGTACTGGACGATCTTCTGGCGGATGATCCTGCCGATGATCCGCCCCGCGATCGCGGCGCAGTTCATCCTCTGGTTCATGACGATCTGGAACGACTACCTCGGGCCGATCCTCTACCTGAACACCCCCAGCAAGCAGACCCTCCAGGTCGTGATCGCCAACCTCAACGTGGAGTTCGCCACGCAGCGCGACTACCCGCTGATCATGGCCGCGTCCTTCGTGGCGCTGCTGCCCATCCTCGTCGTGTTCCTGGTCTTCCAGCGGCAGATCATCGAGTCCGTCGCCCTGACCGGCAGCAAGGCCTGACGCCGTGACCACCACCGACCCGGCCCCGGTCCTGGACACCACGGGCTGGGGGGCCGAGCACACCCACGACCCGACCGCGGTGCGCGACGACGACGGCACGTACTGGCTGTTCTCGACCGACGCGTGCAGCGACGGCCCCGTCCGCGGCGGCGTCCAGGTGCGCCGCTCGCGCGACCTGGTGACGTGGGAGCTGCACGGGTGGGCGCTGCCCGGCGTGCCGCCCGCCGCAGCCGCGTGGACGGGCGCCCAGGGCCTGTGGGCCCCCGAGGTCGTCCGCGTCGGCGACGAGTGGCGCATGTACTGGTCGGCGTCGTCGTTCGGCTCGCGGACCTCCGCGATCGGGCTCGCCGTCGCCCCGCACCCCGCGGGACCGTGGGAGGACCGCGGGCTCGTCGTCACCAGCACCCACCCGGTGCTGCCCGAGGGCGTCAGCCCGCACGGCGACGGCTCCCCCAACGCGATCGACGCGAACGTCGTCGTCGACGGCGACCGGCACTGGCTCGTGTACGGGTCGTTCTTCGGCGGGCTGCACGCCCTCGAGCTCGACCCCGCGACCGGCCTGGTCGACGGGTGCCGCCCCGGCGAGCCCAGCCCCGGACCGGGCGTGCTGCTCGTGCGGCGGCCCGCGGAGGTCGAGGGCGCCGTGGAGGGTCCGTACGTTCTGCCGCGCCCCGGCGGCGGGTGGGCGATGCTCGCGTCGTGGGACTCGCTGTTCACCAGCTACCACCTGCGCGCCGCCGTCGCCCCCGCCGTGACGGGCCCGTGGACCGACCGCACCGGGCTCGACCTGCGCACGTCCGTCGCCGAGCCCCCCACGCCCGGCACCGTCGTGCTCGCGGGGCACCGTCTGCCCGGCGGCCCCGGGCTGCGGGCGCCCGGCCACGCGTCCGTGCTGACCGAGCCGGCCCGTGACGGCCGCCCGGGGCGCCAGCTCCTCGTGCACCACGTGCGCGACGACGACGCGCCCGAGCGGCACCGCGTGCAGGTCCGACGCCTCGTCTGGACCCGCGACGGGTGGCCGCTGGTCTCGCCGCAGCCGTGGGCGGGCGAGGCCCGCGAGACCGACGACGAGACGGCCTGGCCGGACGACGTCGCCGCCCTGGCCGGCACGTGGGAGCTGCTCGACCCGGGCGCCGACCCGCGCACCGTCCAGCTCGCGCGCACCGGCACCCTCGACGTCGTCGACCCCGCCGCGCACGGCTCCGGCCGCTTCAGCTGGTGCACGGCCGACGGCGCCCGCGTCGAGGCGGTCGTCGCCCCCGCCTGGGACGCCGTGCGCGACCGGGCGACCACGGTGGTCCTCGCGCTCGACGAGCGCGGACGCGTCACCGCTGGCACCCGCACGCCGGACGCGTGAGCACAGCCGTCCCGCCCGCCGCCCCGCTCCGCCCGTCGCCGGACGGGACGGCGGGCGGGACCCCGGCGCACCCGGTCCCCGCGCCGGCGCCCGGGACGATGCCCGGGACCGTGCCCGGGCAGGGCAGGATCGGGGCCGTGCAGGACGAACCCCCCGGCTGGGCCGGACGCGTGATGGTGTGGCTGCGCTGGGTCGCGCACGTCGTGGCCGTGCAGCTGCTGCTCGTGCTCGGCACCCTCGCCGGCGGCGTCGTCCTGGGCCTGCTGCCCTCCCTCGACGCCGCGGGACGGCTGCTGGCCGCGCTGACCGCGGGCACCCCGTCGACCCACGTGTGGCGCGACTTCTGGCACGCCTGGCGGGCGGGCCTGCGCCGCCTCAACCTGCTCGGCGCCCCCCTGTGGCCCGCCGCGGCGCTGCTCGTGGCCGACGCCGCCGTGCTGGAGGCGCTGGACGGCGCCCCCGCCGCCGCCCTGCAGGCCGTGCTGGTGATCGCCACGTCGTGGCTCGCGGTGGTCCTCGCCTGGCTGCCGCCGGTGGCCCGCCGCTACGACGACACCGCGCCGCGCACGTGGCGCCTGCTGCTGCTGGCCCCCCTGCTCGGCCCGGGCACCGCGCTCGGCGTCCTGGTCGTGGTCGTGGTCTGGGGCCTGACGCTCGTCGTCGCCCCCGTCCTCGCCCCGCTCGTGGGCGTGACGGCGCCCCTGCTGGCCACGGGCTGGCTGGTCGACGTCCGGCTCGACCGGATCGACGCCGCAGCCGCGACCGCGGCCCCGCGCTGACGCGTCAGCGCGGCAGGACCTGCGGGGCGGCGCCCTGACCGAGCGTCGACTCGCGCGCCACGATCGAGAAGTCGGCCACCACCTGCTGGAACGGGCGGTCCACGTCCGGCGCGTCGATGCGCGCGAGCAGCAGGTCCACGGCCGTCGCGGCGATCTGCTCGCGCCCGGGGTGCACGGTCGACAGCGTCGGCGAGGAGTACGCGGTCTCCTCGACGTCGTCGAATCCGATCACCGCGATCGTGCCCGGCACGTCGACGCGCCGGGCGTGCAGCGTGTGCAGCGCCCCGAGCGCGAGGGCGTCGTTGAGCCCGAACACCGCGTCGATCTCGACGCCGTCGTCGAGCAGGCGGGCCATCGTCTCCGCACCCGTCGCGCGGTGCCACAGCCCCGCCTCCCCGACGAGCGCGGGGTCGAAGGGCACGCCCGCGTCCTCCAGGGCGGCCCGGTAGCCCTGCACGCGCAACGCGGCCGAGCCCACGGACTCCCCCGCGTGCGCGCCGACCACCGCGATGCGCCGCCGCCCGAGGGACAGCAGGTGCGCCGTCGCGGCGCGCGCCGCCTCGACGTTGCTCATCGTCACGTGGTCCGCCGGGCCGCCGAAGATCCGCTCGCCGAGCAGGACCATCGGGTAGTCGACCCCCAGGGCGTCCACGTCCTCGGGCCCCAGGGCCAGCGGGGAGTAGATCAGGCCGTCGGTGAACATGCGCCGCTGGCCGGTGAGCACCTCGAGCTCGCGCTCGCGCACCGCGCCCGTCTGCTCGATGAGCACCGTGACGCCACGCTCCTCGGCCGCCCGGATCACGGAGTCCGCGAGCTCGGCGAAGTACGGCAGCGACAGCTCCGGCACCGCGAGGCCGATGAGGCCGGTGCGCCCGCGGCGCAGGTTCCGGGCCGAGACGTTGACGTGGTAGCCGAGCTCGGCGATCGCCTCCTCGACCTTCGTGCGGGTCGACTCCCGGATGTACGGGTAGCCGTTGACCACGTTGGACACGGTCTTGATCGACACGCCGGCCCGCGCCGCCACGTCGTGCATCGTCACGGCACCGCCGCGTCGGCCGTTCACCCTGCGTGTCCCCGTCCTCGTCGGGCCCGCCGTCACGGCGGGCGACGTCCTCGCGGCCGGCTGCGCGGTCATCGCGCGGCCCGCCCGTCCGGGGCACAGCCTGGCAGACCGGCGGGCGCCGCGGGGTCAGGCGCGAGGGGCACCCACACCCGCATCGCACCGACGCCGCGGTTGCCCCACGCGTGGTAGGGCACGAGACGCAGCTCGATCTCGGCGGGCTCGGGCGGCGCGGCACCGTACGGGGACCACGCGGGCAGGTCGCCCGACGGCACGTGCACGCCCCGGGCCCGCACCGTCACCGGCACGTCGAGACCCGGCAGGCCGGGGGCGTCCTCGAGCGTGCCGGGCACGACCGCGACGTCCTCCAGCACCACCCCGTCGGGCAGGTCCGCGTGCTCCAGGCACATGACCACGGGCCCGCGCCGCACCGCCACGCAGCCGCGCACCGCGTCGACCCGCGGGTGCGCGACCAGGGCGACCGGCTCGACCGGCAGGTCCAGCACCACGCGCCGCACGGGTGCCGCGGACGAGGCCGGCACGTGCACGTACCCGTCGACCACCTCGACCGGGCGTGCCAGCCCGTCGACCTCCAGGCGCACGCGCGCCGCGTCGGCCCAGCCGGGCACGCGCAGCGCGAGCGGCCGCACCAGCGCGTCGGCCGTGACCTCCACGCGGCCGTCCGCGGGGTACGCGGTGCGCACGCCGAGCACGGTCCCGTCGTCCAGGCGCACGTGGGCGTCGGCGTACAGGTGCAGCTGCACCCCCGCGGCCGAGGTCGTCGCCACGTACGCGTGCAGCGAGGCCGCGAGCCGGGCGAGGTTCGGCGGGCAGCACGCGCACGCGAACCAGTCGAGGCGCTCGGACGGGGAGTACTCGCTCGACCCGTCGTGGCCCGTGCGCAGCTGCAGCGGGTTGGAGTACGTGAAGCGCCGCCCGTCGTGCGACGTCGCCGCCGGCACGGCGTTGTGCAGCGCGCGCTCCACGGCGTCGGCGTACCGACCCTCGCCGGTGAGCAGCAGCATGCGCCACGCCCAGTGCACCAGCGCGATCGCCGCGCACGTCTCGGCGTACGCCCGGTCCGGGGGCAGCTCGTACGCGTCGCCGAACGCCTCGTCCTTGTGGTGCGCACCCAGCCCACCGGTGACGTAGGTGCGGGTGCGCTCGGCGGAGTCCCACAGGCGCACCAGCGCGTCGAGCAGCGCCTGCTCCCCCGTCTCGGCGGCGACGTCGGCGACGCCCGCGAGCAGGTAGAGCTGGCGCACGGCGTGCCCGCCGACCTCGGTGGCCTCCCGGACCGGCACGTGGTCCTGGTGGTAGACGGGCGGGAACGGACCCTCGCCCAGCAGCCCCGCGCCGCGCAGGTCGACCTGCCGGCGGGCGAGGTCGAGCCACCGGCGCTCGCCCGTGAGCCGGTACAGCTCGACGAGGGCGGTCTCGACCTCCGGGTGCCCGCAGCACCCGTCGGCCCCGCCGGGGCCGAACCGGTCGTCGACGAGGGCGGCGAACCGCGTGGCCACGTCCAGCAGGTCGGTGCGCCCGGTGGTGCGGGCCCGGGCGACGGCGGCCTGCAGCAGGTGCCCGAGGACGTACAGCTCGTGACCCCAGCGCAGGTCGGCGAAGGCGGCGTCGGGGGCGGTGAGCTGCACGTGCGAGTCGAGGTACCCGTCGGGGCGCTGCGCCTGCGCCAGCAGCGCGACGGCGTCCGTGACGAAGGCCTCCCACGGCTGGTCGTCGGGGACGCGGCCGGCCTCCCACGCGAGGGCCTCGAGGGTCTTGTGCAGGTCCGTGTCCGCGAAGTTGAACCCCCGGTGCGTGCCGTCCTGCAGGCCCGCCGCGACGCGGAGGTTGTCGAGGACCCCGGAGGTCTCGAGCCGATCGAGCACGTGCGGCAGGGTCGCCGTGCGGTTGCGGTCCTGCCACGCGCCGAGCGGGCCGCCGGTCGTCAGGGTCACGGCGTCGAAGGGCAGCGGGCGCAGGCGGCCGACGTCGGCGCGCGGGACGCACGGCCCGTCGGGGCCCGTGGCGGGGCGGGCGGGCGTCGCCCGGGCCGGGATGGCCGACGGGACGGGCGACGGTGCAGGCGACGACGGTGTCACAGGGGGCGCTCCTCGGTGCAGGTCACGCCAGAGTACATCGTTGTAGACACCCGGGGGAGACACCCCGGGGAGACACGACGGGAGCCCCCGGACGCACGTCGGGCCCGGTCTACGCGACCGGGCCCGACGGACTGCTCAGGCGGCAGGGCCGCCCGGGCTCACTTCTTGTTGCGACGCTGGTGGCGCGTCTTGCGCAGCAGCTTGCGGTGCTTCTTCTTCGCCATGCGCTTGCGACGCTTCTTGATGACGGAGCCCATGCGGTCCTCACTCGTGTCCGGTCGCGACCGTGCGGCCGCGAGTGGTGGTCGATCGACGCGCGCTGTGCTCGACCGTGCTCGACCGAGCACGTGCTCGACTCAGTCGTCGATCGGGCCACGCACGCAGAAGTCCGGTCGCCCACCTTACGTGATCCGGGCGCCGCGCCGCGAACGCACCACCCGCCCGGCCCCGCGGACCAGCGCCCGCGACGGCACCGCGTCAGGACGAGCGCCGCTCCCCGCCGGTGGGCTCCACGGTGGTCGAGCTGCGCAGGTACGCGTCGAGGGCGTCCTGCGGGACCCGGAACGAGCGCCCGACGCGCACGGCCGGGAGCTCGCCGGAGTGGACCAGGCGGTACACGGTCATGCGCGAGACCCGCATGAGGTCGGCGACCTCGTTGACGGTGAGGAACCGCGGACGACCCTGTGCCTCGCTCATCGCCCGACCTCCGCCCGTCCGGCGCCGCGCCGGGCGCCCCGTCCAGGACGCTCCCGCCAGGGTAGTGGCGCGTGTGACGGGTGGGGAAGCCGGGACGCGGGTGACCACCGGTCCGGAGCAACGCCCGCGCCCCTCGCCACCGCGGGCCGACCACGAGGCCGTGCCGGTCACCACTCCGGGTCGAGGCCGAGCGACGGGAACACCGCCGCCCGCGTCGCCCGCACGGCACGGTCCACCGCGTCGGCCGGGTCGTAGCCCGCCGACCAGGGGCGGAACGTCGCCGGGGCGCCGTCGGTCATCCGCCGCACGGGCAGCCGCCCGTGCCGCTGGAGCACCGCGTCGACCCACTCGTCGGGCACCTGCGCCGCCGGGTCGACCGGCCGGTGCACCGCGATCCCGACGAGGTGCGCCCACGTGCGCGGCACCACGTCGACGCCCGCGTACCCCCCGCCGCCCAGCGCCACCCAGCGCCCCGCGCAGACCTCGTGCGCCAGGTCGTGCAGGACGCCCGCCGCCACCCGCTGACCGTCGACCGAGACCCGCAGCGACGTCAGCGGGTCGAACCGGTGCGTGTCGCACCCGTGCTGGGTCACCAGCAGGTCGGGGGCGAACTCGCGCAGCACCGGCGGCACGACCGCGTCGAGCGCCCGCAGCCACCCCGCGTCGTCGGTGCGCGACGGCAGCGCCACGTTGACGGCCGTGCCCTCCGCCCCCCGCCCGCCGGTCTCCGACGGGTACCCGGTGCCCGGGAACAGGGCGTGGCCGGTCTCGTGCAGCGACACCGTCAGCACGCGCGGGTCGTCCCAGAACAGCGCCTGCACGCCGTCCCCGTGGTGGGCGTCCACGTCGACGTACGCGACGCGGCGCGCGCCGGCCGCGAGCACCTCGCGGATCGCGACGGCGGCGTCGTTGTAGACGCAGAACCCCGAGGCCGCCCCGGCCATCGCGTGGTGCAGGCCCCCGCCCACGTTGACCGCGTGCGGCGTGCGCCCCTCCCAGACCGCGAGCGCACCCGCCACGGTGCCGGCGACCACCCGGGCGGCCGCCTCGTGCATCCCGGGGAAGACCGGGTCGTCCTCGGTGCCCAGTCCGCGCGCCAGGTCGACCGTCCCGCGCTCGGACGCCGCGTGCACGGCCGCCACGTACGCCGGCTCGTGCACCGTGGTCAGCAGCGCGTCGGACGCCGGGTCGGCGCTGACGACCGCCGCGGCCGCCGGGTCGAGCAGGCCGAGCTGGGCGGCCAGCGCGATCGTCAGGTCGATGCGGTCCGAGGACATGGGGTGGCCCGGGCCGAAGTCGTACCCGAGCATCTCCGTGGACCAGACGACGTGCACGCGCGCGTCGCCCGCACCGGGCGTCGCCCCCGCAGCCGTCATGCGCCCCACCGTGGCACCGGGCGCCGCCGGTGTCGACACGCAGCGCCGGGCCGGTGCGCAGGACGGCGCGCACGGGCGGCGCCGCGTGCCAGAGTTGGCCCTTGCGCCCGACGGGGCGCCACGGCACGACGCCGGCGGCACGACCGCGCGGCGCGCGACGGCACGGGAGGTGGGATGGCGGCAGGACCGGGCCTGCTGTGGCGCGCCCGCGAGTACGTGGACCGCTCCGCCCGCCAGTCCCCCGCGCGGCTCGCCCTCGGGGTGTTCGCCCTGGTCATCGCGCTGATCACCGCACTCTTGCAGGCACCCTGGGCCACCGCGTCGGGGGTGCGGGCACCGTTCGTCGACTCGCTGTTCACGGCGACGTCGGCCACGACCGTCACCGGGCTGGTCGTGGTCCCCACGGGCTCGTACTGGTCGGTCTGGGGCCTGGTCGTCATCCTCGTGGCCATCAAGGTCGGCGGTCTCGGCGTGATGACCCTCGCGTCGCTGCTGGGCATGGCCGTCTCGCGCCGCATCGGCCTGACCCAGCGGCTGCTCGTGTCGTCGGAGACCAAGGTGACCCGGCTCGGCGAGGTCGGCTCGCTCGTGCGGACCGTCATCCTCACGTCGACCGCCCTCGAGGTGGTCATCGCGCTCGTGCTGTTCCCGCGCCTGCTGCTGCACGAGGGCGACGCCGGCACGGCGGCCTGGCACGCGGTGTTCTACGCGATCTCCGCGTTCAACAACGCCGGCTTCGTGCCCACCGTCGAGGGCCTGGAGCCGTTCGTCTCCGACTGGTGGATGCTGCTGCCGATCATCGTCGGCGTCTTCATCGGCTCGCTGGGCTTCCCCGTGATCCTCAGCGTCCTGGCCCACCTGCGCTCCCCGCGCCGGTGGACGCTGCACGCCAAGCTGACGATCACGACCAGCCTGGGCCTGCTCGTGTTCGGCTCGGTCGTCGTGGCCGCCTTCGAGTGGACGAACCCCGGCACGTTCGCCCCGCTCGACGCCGGCGGGACCGCCCTCGCCGCGCTG is a genomic window containing:
- a CDS encoding TrkH family potassium uptake protein, which codes for MAAGPGLLWRAREYVDRSARQSPARLALGVFALVIALITALLQAPWATASGVRAPFVDSLFTATSATTVTGLVVVPTGSYWSVWGLVVILVAIKVGGLGVMTLASLLGMAVSRRIGLTQRLLVSSETKVTRLGEVGSLVRTVILTSTALEVVIALVLFPRLLLHEGDAGTAAWHAVFYAISAFNNAGFVPTVEGLEPFVSDWWMLLPIIVGVFIGSLGFPVILSVLAHLRSPRRWTLHAKLTITTSLGLLVFGSVVVAAFEWTNPGTFAPLDAGGTALAALFAGVMPRSGGFSTVDVGQMHEGTWLMLDALMFVGGGSASTAGGMKVTTLAVMLLAIVAEARGDKDVEAFGRRIPREALQVAIAVAFVSATFVLVSSLLLLAMTGLTLDVILFEVISAFATCGLSTGITATLPDPAKYVLVALMFVGRTGTMTLAAALALRNRRRVIRYPEERPIIG